CTTTTTCAttggcagtactcaggaagagAACcggcatctctccagctaccagtgccaggacttgaaccggcaaccctccagttcccaacagATACTGCCGCCTACTTAATGATACTAATAATAAAACAGGCATGTTGGTGAGGAAACAAGACGTGATTCGTGTCTTACATTCTTTATTTCTCACCCTCTTCCCAACAGtgtacacaaaaataaaaattctctctcttacaatgaaaacacaaaaaccagTGCAGGATGCCAGTGGTCGCCGATATAAAGTCTGTAACTACATTCAGAGATCTTTtcctacaaacacaaactaaagtACAGCTGTTCTAAAATCCTCATGATACGTGATAGAGAGCGGTTTCCTCTCCTGCGTCAGTCAAACCCCCAGcttgtgtatgttttattttttaaatcagtacaGAGACATGAGATAACTCATGGATGAACAGGCAGCTGTTGTGTTCCTCAAAGTCAACAAATGAGTTGAAAGTGAAGGATGAAGTGGTTAGGCACCTTGAAGGAAGGCATTACTGATTTATTAAGTGATAgttaaaaaaatggttttcatggttttgtaaaaaaataaaaagaaacaactatTTAGTGCTTTGGTTTAGttataataaaaatgataaaatctaCAGAGTGGTGtaaattagtgtgtgtgtgtgtgtattgcatGCTTGagacacaacacatcaacattaGGCAGCAACAGTGGACACCGACGAGGGCCTGCcctaagaaaataaaaataaaaatcagcagagagggaggagaaaaatatttacatCAACTGTTTACAACttcatttataaatacattttaaggtataaattagaaaaataaaacaacaaaaagcctACTGTAGTTCAATCAGCTACTGCtactcttattattattaacccTCTTGATATTTGGTGAaagatgaacaaaacaaaaagatcaaaaaaaaggcacagcaTTGAATAattagagctttttttttttttttatatccctGCACATTTTCTAAGAGTCACAACACTAAATATCCCCAATCGCAAcagacattaaaatataaattaagatttttaaaCCGATAAATGTAATTCCCACACTCTATACAGTGTCTATACTACCAGCATCATCAGGTACCGTTCTCTTAAATAAATTAAGGCTTTAAGGGGGTTTACAACAAGTGGTAAAAGAGAGCATGAGCATTTTATTCCACTCTGAAACTCTGCAGCACATCTCCTAAAGTACCGGTAATACTCCAACATTTTGAGTGAACACACCTATTTGCTTTCCTGGACAGAATCAGGAGAGCAGATCAAAACCAATCTCATGGCTGTACAGTACACAAGAGGTCGCGTCGCTTAGCAGAGAGACTGGAAACAGCTAGTTTTGCTTTTTCTAAAGGAAGCAAACTTCACCACCAACACCTCTGAAGCGCATTGATTAACATGTTGTATCCTTGTTTGTTTAATACACATCTTCTTGaatcaaaaaaaatgttaatacgTTTGAACTGTTATTGTCAgaggtggaaaaaaatatatattttcagagattttaaatcgattcataacttattttttttgggctaatcagtcactctcTGTTAAGTGCTAAGGCttgctctttaactcagtacaattccaaatggagcagcaagaaattcagccagtctctcAGATctctggagtagatcctgaagtatgtaccaattcaaaaatagactttgaatccagaatAGTTtcgaatcgaaaatagattctgaacgGAATCGTgtccccaagaatcgaaatcaaTTCGAATCATGagaaagattcccagccctagttatTGTCACCTGATTTCATAGTATGAACGCTCTGCTCAGGTGATGACTGTCAGTGAGTTTGGATAATCAAATTTAATATGGTGAGATTTCTAACTGTGTATGAAGAGGATGCTCATGTTTTCCTTCTctaacagagagaaacaagaacATTCAAAGCCTCTTACATGTATCCAAGAGGCCCTAAAGTCTGATGCAAGACCAGAGTCGGGCTAAATCtacttaaaatgaaaaatctgaGTTCATTACAAGAGTTATACTAGACTAGGCTCACAGGCTGTACGTTTATAGTCTCTGTGCAAATATGAGAgtgtctgttgttttctcatttttgcCAATAATactaaaatgtgtgttttcccaAAATGCCAAATAACTCATGATTCAAAATGTCTGTTAATGTAACGATGTCCTGCAGAGCTTTTCAGACTGTTCCTAAAAACATACTGTCCTATGTTTGAGGATTTAATTGCTGTACAGTTGAAacccccttcacacacacacacacacacacactcgaacCCCCTCCAACAACCCGCTATGAACAAGCAGCTCAGTGGGCCTCCGACGCTACACGTAGACCAGGTCTCGGCTCTGATTCGCCGAGCTGCCGGCTGCTTCCTGCACCGCGCCCTCAGAGTCCGCCTCGTCCTCGTTAAAGTCCTCGTCCTCGATGGGTTTGGGACAGCTGTACGGGTGCCCGTTGTCGTCAAAGAAGCGGCGGAAGGTGAACTCGTAGAAGGCGTGTTCGGGGTGTTTTCCATTGCGGAACCAGCCGTTGAGGGTGTCGTTGAGGCTGTCCTCGTTGTCACTGTCGCTGCTCCACAGTTTGTCCGGGTCTACAGGGTCGAAATTGGAGGTGTCCGTGGAGTGAGCGATGGTGGGGATGTACGGCGCCACCTGCTGCCTCAAATCGCTGGAGAAGTCGATGCTCCTGAAGAAAGGATGCGCTTTGATTTCGTCGGCGCCGTTCTTGCCGAGGCGGTCTTCGGGGCCGCGGCACAACTTGACTATGAGATCTGACGCCTCGGGGGTGAGCTTGGCCGGCGGGGGAATGTGCAGCATGCTTTTCCAGTTAATCACCTAGTTCAaccgcagagagagagagagagagagagagagagagagagagaggaaattaaGACACAAAGAAGTCTAAGGATGCAAAACATTTCAGTGCAGGTGCTTCACATACCTTCAGCTGTGTCTCCAGGGGTGTGGTCGCTAAGAAGGGAGGCTGTCCGACAACCATTTCATACAAGATCACACCGACGCtccaccaatcacagagctgggTGTATCCTGCAGGAGATTAACAACACCAACAATAACAACTCAGGAGGGTTTCAAAGTTTGCTTTGTGATCAGTAAAGTGTGTCAAGTGTAGATGAAACAACTTGCTGTTTTATGATGTTTATCATGAAATGAAAGTTTATTTCTCATGGCTTTGGAAGCTCTTTTATATACGGTATATGACGACAACATAAACCTTCTAGTTTTTGGTCACTGTACCTGTTCGCAGCAGCACTTCTGGTGCGATATAGTTAGGCGTTCCCACCAGTGAATGTGCTAAACAGCGCTGGTGCTGCCGGgctttcctcctctccagcgGCTTTAGACGGTCTGTACAGCGGCAGTTTGTGGGATCTTCCCATTCCTTACTGAAGTCCATGCTGTCCTGCCTCACATGGTCACCTGAGGAAGAACACAAAGTACAATGTTCCTAGGTTGTAAGACATGTTTTACTGCAGAACTTCTTGATACCACTTGTTTTAAAGCGATACAAACTCTGCTTTTAAGGGTTTTTATATATGAAAActgcagtgagagagagagagggagagcatcATGTCTTCTCAAATTCACAGGTAGTTTCAACTGGATTACACTGATAacactgtcttaattgcacagACGTGTTCATAACATTTCAGTActgaagggggggaggggggggtcatgTAAGTTAGATGTGATACTCACCACTCTGGTAATACTTGGAGTCATGTGTCCAGCGGAATCCCGTGCACAGACCGAAGTCGGTCAGCTTTATGTGTCCGTCTCGGTCTATGAGGATGTTATCCGGCTTGATGTCTCTGTGGATGAAGCCCATCTTGTGGACGCTCTCCACGGCACAGGTGAGCTCTGCGATGTAGAACTGAGCCAGCTCCTCTTTGAAGATACCGAGCCGGATGAGAAGGCTCATCATGTCCCCTCCAGGTATGTACTCCATGACAAAGTACAGGTTGTCCTTGTTTTGGAAGGAGTAGTAGAGACGTACCACCCACTCGTTGTCTGCCTCAGCCAGGATGTCCCTCTCTGCCTTCACGTGGGCCACTTGATTCCTGAGCAGCACGTCTTTCTTTCGCAGTGTTTTCATGGCATACAGAGCTCCTGTGTCCTCCTTTCTGGCCAGGCAAACCTCACCGAAGGCTCCGATGCCCAGGGTCTTGATTCGTTTGAACATGGATTTGTCCATCTTGGCCCGCTTTAGCCGGATGTAGTTGGACTCTTTCTGGCAGAGCATCATACGCATCTGCTCCTGAGCTTCTGAAGACAAACCCACCTGAACAAAGGATTTATTGgctatttagtttttaaaactGTACATAAAAAGTGGCATGTAGCCCCTTGTTAGACATATACCAAGATCAAGGTCAGAGGATTAGcacagggaggggaggggtacAAGGCCCTCATGTGAGGAGGGTCCTTGATCAGGAAAATAAACCCAAATCATTTCCAGAGAGTGTGAgaacaaacatttataattatctgtaaatgtaaacaaactgtgatTTTCTCACATGCTAATTATTATTTTGGTAAAAACAAAGATGCAAAATCGGTGAGATGAAGGTCATGGAGTGGCATGCGTTTTTCTTCACTAACTTCATGGCAACATGCTGAATGTATCGTATTTAAATACCAACACTAGGCTGCAAACACAAGCTCACAGGACACGTTCAGACTATTTTGTATAACAGCGCAGCAGAGATACCTTTACCTTTTCAGATCAGCTGTTAGTGACAGcaaggagggaaggaaggaagagaaagaagagctAAGAAACAAGAGAACAGCATGAAAAAGACAAACTCTAAGACAGATGCTACGATACTGACGAGATAGCAGGAAGAAAAAGTTAAGAAAGTTTGAAAGGAatcctttaaaaagtaaaaaaaaaaaaaaaaaaaaaaagagaaaacatagtGAAAATGGTTGCTATTATCCTCACCCTTTGCATCTCACTTTCCAGCTGCTTTCTCCTGCGAATCCTCTGCTGATGGTTCTTTAGGATGTTCTCCACATGTTGCTCCATAAAGAACTTGAAGGCCTGTGGGGAGTAGAGTGCGATTCTTCCTGATTCCCCTCTCCGTTCTTCGTCTTTCTTGTTACGGCGGACAGGCACAGGGGATGTCGTAATTTGCTTATTCTCCTTCTCCGTCGCTGAGAGGCTTTCAGGGCTTTCTGACGTCTTGTCTCTGGAGCTTTCACCGCCTCCGCTCTCTTCCTCGGCTGGCTCCTCTCTGCCTGTGTTGAGCTTGTTGGCCCCTGGATCGTAGGCAGGGGGGCTTGGTGTggcctgctgctggaggagatgCTTAGGGTACGGAGGAGGTGGGCCCTGATAGCTGGGGACCTCTGCTACAACAGGGATCTGAGGCACAGGGGCTGGAGGTTCTTGGTAGGCAGGTGCAGCTGGAGGCTGTTGAGCCTGCTGCAGCCATGGGGGGTGTGTgggagcgacagcggtgtgtaACTCAGGTTTCTGAACTCGCATGCTTTTAACTGGCTGTAGGATGGGCGCCTGAGTGATGGCGGTGACTGTGGTGGCTGAGGGTTGGGAGCTGGCTGGGTGGGTCTGTCTGCCACTCAATTGGTGGTTATTAAAGGAGTTTGAGCGTACTGGGATGTTGTGCTGCCATGACGGGGAGAGATCCTGGTTACTACTGTTGCCAGGGGAAGACTGGGAATGACTGGAGGCCATGGGAACCTGGGACCAGGACTGAGGTGGACCTATGTTGTACATGTCAAGGTTGTGACTGTTTCGGTTCGGAACCAACATGGACTGAGGGATGTTTCCCCCGTTGACataagagggggaggaagaaggtCCTCCTGCCTGCATCTGCTGGTCAGTGGGACTGTGCCGGCTGCTCTGGTTGACTGGGTAAGGTGGAGGAGGCTGTCTGCTGCCCCCCGATAAATACTCCTGCTGAGGGGCGCCGTTCTGAGACCAGCTGGAGGGAAATGTGAACTTATTCCCCCCAGAACTTTGCATTATGATGGGCTGGTGGCCGACAGGTACTGGGCTGATCCtatcaggccacgccccctgcGGCACAGGAGATATGCGAGGCACGTGGTAATCCATGTTGCCAGAGTAACGCTTGGTTGATGGGTTGCTGTCCCAAGATGGTGGAGGAGGCATTGCTCCTCGGTTTGGTGGGGGTGTGACACTGCGCACCTGTGGCGGCAGAGGAGGATTAACCCTCTGGTTGTTAGCAGGATGACCCTGTGGAAATGCAGGAGGTGGTCCGGGGCTGTCTGAGCGGTACATCATCCCATCCACCATGTGAGCACCATGTCGAGGGGCCAAAGACTCCTTAGACCCTTTCCAGCTAGGCCTCCTCAGGACACCCTGCTGGATATGAGGAGCTCCTGTGGACACATTAAGTGATGAACATATAGTTATACTTCTAGCAAAGCACCCACTATAGtatagtaaataaataaaaacaaagatgttaaaTATGGGTTGTAACAAGAACACTGTGTTtagctttttatttctgttaaacGTTTACTagaaagttgtaaaaaaaaaaaaacaacacttatgTGGAAACTGCCTCAGTGTCTTTCTTTAAATTTACTTATACTGTCATTATGAATTAGAACCAAGTACCTCGTTTCAAGTCAACATCTCACTTTACATGATGTAGTGACTCATTCTCTTTTATGAGCATGCATTGTAATTTCTTTCAGCAAATGTCCCAAATACAGCATACAATATCAAGGCTTAATGAACACGCCTAGACggatataaaagaaaaaatgcagCATCGAGTCCCAGAGGAGAGTCACGTACCTGGGCCTTTCAGACCTGTAGTGTTGGGCCCAGCCATCTGTTCCCTCGATTCCTGGTAGGTTACTTTACCCATGTAGTCTATAACTGCCCCCATACCGCGAGTGTTACTCtgttaaaaaggtttaaaaataataataaaattgtTAACATTCAGGGTTTTTGTTATCAATTCTGATTCTTTAAACAAGTGTTGTATAGGATCAATTATTGATCCAAACGGTTTATAAATCCTTCAGTCTACAaagtcaaatacatttaaaatcctttcattcattaattaattaatctgtACATTACTTTCTTGAAAACTCAACCAAATATAATAGTTTGaaacaagtcaaacaaacacatttaaaaccacAATTTTAACATCTGGCATGGAGGCACCAGCATCATTGTTTCCAGAAAACTGAGAGACTGCAGTCAGGACCGCACTGCACTTGTTGCTCTACTTCACCAAGATAATCTCACACTAATATGCACATGAGACTTCTTCTGACCTTAAAACCAAGTTACTTCGTTAAGatgataaaacacacagaaaatgtgaggcgctggtggcgcagtggttagtgtatggaggctgtcgtcttcagcgggcagcccgggttcacctcccacctgaggcttctttcccgcatgtcattccccactctctctctccctgatttccgactctatccactgtcctatctctccattaaaaggcacaaaagcccaaaaataaatcttaaaaaaaaaaaaaaaacacaaagaaaatgtgaaaaggcCACGTGGATGcttaaaaaat
The Labrus mixtus chromosome 12, fLabMix1.1, whole genome shotgun sequence genome window above contains:
- the lats1 gene encoding serine/threonine-protein kinase LATS1, with protein sequence MKRGEKPEGYRQMRPKTFPTSNYSGNSQQMLQEIRNSLRNLSKPSDPPKVEISGPVKMPPEDSRQQGRCNNPKNPHHKALQEIRKSLLPFINEPTSGPVKHMMEPSAGFEESNTRGMGAVIDYMGKVTYQESREQMAGPNTTGLKGPGAPHIQQGVLRRPSWKGSKESLAPRHGAHMVDGMMYRSDSPGPPPAFPQGHPANNQRVNPPLPPQVRSVTPPPNRGAMPPPPSWDSNPSTKRYSGNMDYHVPRISPVPQGAWPDRISPVPVGHQPIIMQSSGGNKFTFPSSWSQNGAPQQEYLSGGSRQPPPPYPVNQSSRHSPTDQQMQAGGPSSSPSYVNGGNIPQSMLVPNRNSHNLDMYNIGPPQSWSQVPMASSHSQSSPGNSSNQDLSPSWQHNIPVRSNSFNNHQLSGRQTHPASSQPSATTVTAITQAPILQPVKSMRVQKPELHTAVAPTHPPWLQQAQQPPAAPAYQEPPAPVPQIPVVAEVPSYQGPPPPYPKHLLQQQATPSPPAYDPGANKLNTGREEPAEEESGGGESSRDKTSESPESLSATEKENKQITTSPVPVRRNKKDEERRGESGRIALYSPQAFKFFMEQHVENILKNHQQRIRRRKQLESEMQRVGLSSEAQEQMRMMLCQKESNYIRLKRAKMDKSMFKRIKTLGIGAFGEVCLARKEDTGALYAMKTLRKKDVLLRNQVAHVKAERDILAEADNEWVVRLYYSFQNKDNLYFVMEYIPGGDMMSLLIRLGIFKEELAQFYIAELTCAVESVHKMGFIHRDIKPDNILIDRDGHIKLTDFGLCTGFRWTHDSKYYQSGDHVRQDSMDFSKEWEDPTNCRCTDRLKPLERRKARQHQRCLAHSLVGTPNYIAPEVLLRTGYTQLCDWWSVGVILYEMVVGQPPFLATTPLETQLKVINWKSMLHIPPPAKLTPEASDLIVKLCRGPEDRLGKNGADEIKAHPFFRSIDFSSDLRQQVAPYIPTIAHSTDTSNFDPVDPDKLWSSDSDNEDSLNDTLNGWFRNGKHPEHAFYEFTFRRFFDDNGHPYSCPKPIEDEDFNEDEADSEGAVQEAAGSSANQSRDLVYV